The Caldisalinibacter kiritimatiensis genome contains the following window.
GAAAGCATAGTGAAGTTAATAGGTAACACTAATTCATATTATTCATTAGTTGCTTTAATTCCAGCTTTATTTTTTGTGCCTATTATGTCGGCATTTAGAGGATATTTTCAAGGTAGGCAGACAATGACACCTACAGCTTTATCTCAGGTTATAGAGCAGTTATTTAGGGTGATTTTTGGACTGTATTTAGCATATACATTATTAGAAAAAGGCTTGCCAATAGCAGCATCTGGTGCTTCCTTTGGTGCTTCAGCAGGTGCTATATTCGGAACTATAGGAATTTTAATTATATATTTTATAAGAAAAAGAAATATTAGGATAGAGATAAAAAGTAGTTCAGAAGAAGAGTTAGAAAGTACAAATACAATAGTAAAAAGACTTTTATCTATTGCTATACCAATAGCTATAGGGGCTGCAATAGTACCAATAATGAATACTATAGATGCAGGTATAGTAATGAGAAGATTGCAGTTTATTGATTATAGTGAAGTGGAAGCTGCAGAACTGTATGGTCAATTAGGAGGAATGGCTCAAACACTTATTAATTTTCCACAGGTATTTTCACTAGCATTGGCTATGAGTTTAGTTCCAGCTGTTTCTGATGCTTTTGCTAGAAAAAATTATCAAAACATAAAGAGGATAACTCGCTCAGGAGTTAGAGTTACATTACTTATTGGGTTACCAGCAGCTTTAGGACTATATATACTTTCAACACCGATAATTAAATTATTATATTTTAACAATGATTTATCTACTTTAGAGAGCACAGGAGCTATACTTGAAATTTTAGCCTTTAGTGTGTTGTTTTTAACATTAATACAGTCTTTGACAGC
Protein-coding sequences here:
- a CDS encoding putative polysaccharide biosynthesis protein, with translation MTKENFLKGAAILGIAGVIVKILGAVYRIPLANLITAEGMGYYQPSYQMYAFLLAISTAGFPTAIAKLVSEKRALGNYRGAHKVFRVSLLAMLMVGILTSSFVYFTAESIVKLIGNTNSYYSLVALIPALFFVPIMSAFRGYFQGRQTMTPTALSQVIEQLFRVIFGLYLAYTLLEKGLPIAASGASFGASAGAIFGTIGILIIYFIRKRNIRIEIKSSSEEELESTNTIVKRLLSIAIPIAIGAAIVPIMNTIDAGIVMRRLQFIDYSEVEAAELYGQLGGMAQTLINFPQVFSLALAMSLVPAVSDAFARKNYQNIKRITRSGVRVTLLIGLPAALGLYILSTPIIKLLYFNNDLSTLESTGAILEILAFSVLFLTLIQSLTAILQGLGKPRVPVRNLAVGAVFKIVLTYILTGIPEINIKGAAISTVVAYFIACILNFIAVEKHTKTKFNFINTFIKPIISVTIMVLTTWFTYQYTMSLIGAKLATILAIFVGAIVYGSALLITGAITSRDFDLLPFGNKIARLLKAIGLLRG